In the Manis javanica isolate MJ-LG chromosome 12, MJ_LKY, whole genome shotgun sequence genome, GGTGAGATGGACTCAGCAACCTTTCCGTGCCAGGCTAGCTtttcctttccccacccctctgcccaaGTCCTAAGCCTCAGGTTGGGCCTGCATTACTAGACAATAGAGCCCTAGGCTTTCAGTTTGCACAGACTCCCCCAAACCAGCTATGTTCCTCCCTGCAGACCACCCCTTTCTAGCTCATCCCACCACTGAGAGAAGTTTCTTGGCCCCAAAACAGCACTCTTTAAGCTACTCCCTTAAAGGCTGCATTCCACCTACCAGGCACACCACCACTCTGATGAACCATCACGGTAGGTTTTGACAGTCAGAGCACTGAGTCCACACACGGTAGAAAGAGGGAGTAAAGGGGTCAAACGCGGGGAATGGGGACCTAGTGCTGAGATACGTGCAGGAGagccctcccagtgccctgcTGTTTGCTTTCTCCCCGTCATCTTCCTCTCCAAGGACtacttcccttcctctcctgggtgtaAATACCCAAATCAACCACCCACCCAAAACACAGCAAACCTGTGAAGGCTTCCTAGGGCGGGGGCTTCCCTGCCAGAGCCTTATAGACCACATACATATTCAATTACATTTGACAAATCCTGAGCCCGGAGACAAACAGGGGCTCAGGGGCTTCCTGCCACCTGCCTTCCTGACCAGGTTAGGCAGGCCAGGTCCCCAAATGCCTCCCTTCACACACACCTGGAACTTCCCCTGGAAGGGACCTCCTGCCCCCAGGACACAACTTCTCACCCAGCTGTGCCGTCCCTGCCACCTCCTGTCACCCCTCCTTGGAGTCCTCTCCTTGCATTTCCCATCCCAAGGCTTTACCGTCCCGGCTCCTGGGTAGTCCAGCAGAGGGGGTGGAAATAAGGTTTTTCCTTCACCCCATTTGAGTTATTCGGGGTCACCCTCAAACCctattttcttttcccagaattgggaaagaaaagaaggcaatGAAGACAGGGCCTCCCTGCCCTGCGCCTCATCTCACTGTGGGCATCCTAGCCACACCCTGCCCACCTGGGAAGAGCCATCTCAGACCTTCCTCTGGGTCTGCCGAGGCTGCTGGGGTCAAGGAGCTAAGAGGAGAAATGGGGACCCAGAGAAGAGGGTCTGTAAGATAATGGAAATCTATGGACGGAGGAAAGGACGGACAGGTGGAATTAAACAGatcaacaaataaatgaacaaagtccTACTTCTTTAAAGGTCATAAGTCAAGCTAAGTATAGACTGTCACCAAGTCACTCCTATATATAATTGCCCCAGTCCCAGCCAGCTGTCACCTCTCTCGGCCTTGAGCTTATGTTCCAGTCTCCCAGAGCCTGAGCGCTGAGCCAGCTCTGAGCCAGAGCAGGAAGTAAAGCCTCCGGCTCTGTGCCTCCCACCTCCAGGCCCCATATTTCCCGCTCCTCTGGCCCCCTTTCCCTGTTCTTCATGAGGGTCCCAACCACCCTGCTAGTGCAGACCCTCAGGACCCTCCTGCCCACAGGTCCCCAAGTCTAACTGTTTCTCAAGTCCAGCAGCTCAGAAAGCACAGACCTCACCAGAGGATAAACTTGGCCTTTCTTGTGCCCTATTTCCTCTGACCGCCCAGACCTTCAGTCTGTATTCTTATATAACAGCACCACCTCCAGCCCCCGCCCACTTGATTAGCCAGCCCCTCATCACAGCCACAGGCCACTTCCCTCCTCCGTCCCATTCCTGCCCCCAGAATGCCCCCCTTCCTAGAAACATCCTCCACCCTGTTCACCAGCTTGATTTTCTCAACACTATTCCACTCCCTGGAGTCTTCCTAGACTGGTTCTGCTGGGCTCCAGCCATGCCAGGACTGCCCTCCACTTACCAGGGCCAACTCTGATGTCGGGGTCCTTATTTCCGGGCTTCCCCCAGTTTAATGAGCTCCAGAGACGCCATCTCCTCGCCCCAATCCTCCGAGCCGTGGGCTCTGCCCCTTTGTGTCTCAGCCCGCAGAGGCTGATCCGCCTCCCTCTCCCAGCAGAGAGAGACTCCCGTGAGCACGAGGAGCCAACCACCTCCGAGATGGCAGAGGAGACCTACTCCCCCAAGATCTTCCGGCCCAAGCACACCCGCATCTCTGAGCTGAAGGCTGAGGCAGTGAAGAAGGACCGCAGAAAGAAGCTGACCCAGTCCAAGTTTGTTGGGGGAGCTGAGAACACTGCCCACCCCCGGGTCATCTCTGCACCTGAGATGAGGCAGGAATCTGAGCAGGTGAGTCTCCTACAGTCTCTCCCATCTGCCTCTGCATCACATCCAGCAGCCTCTGTTACCACCCTGACTTTTGACCTTTCTCTGTCTAAACGAGCAAACATGGCAGCAGGAGGCACTTAGGCTAGATCTAGAAAAGGACCTACTGCTTATCATGGTAGCTCAGCTTCGATTTCGGGAGGACTTTCAGAGCTTATATTTATCAGGACCCAGAACTTGTCTGAGTGCGCAGGAAGCATTCAAGCAAagtgccagccagccagccatggTGAGCACAAGCCACGTAGGTGTAGGACCAGCCTGCAGCTGGGTCCTCGCCTAGGCAGAAGCTGAACATTCTCCGAGAGCATCTCCAGATGACCACCTCTGGCCTTAACTACCGCAGAATGGAAACGCTCCGGGTGGCACAGGAGAAAAATGGTACAAAATGCCTCTGTGTCTGGTCAAATGCAGTTTGCACACCTTATACACCTGCGGTTCGTGAcatgtgagagagaagaaagatcttTGGTAGCAATGAACTGGAACAGCAGGTGGTGACTTTCTCCACTGACCCTTTAGCCCCCACCGCCTGGGCCACGTGTTCTGCACACCTAGGTGGTTTGTACTTGGGTGCTGCCACACCTCTCATCCCTCTGGTCTGCACACAGGGGCCCTGCcgcagacacatggaggcttcccTGCAGGAGCTCAAAGCCAGCCCGCGCATGGTGCCCCGTGCCGTGTACCTGCCTAACTGTGACCGCAAAGGATTCTACAAGAGAAAGCAGGTATGCACCCCCTGCCCCGTTCCCTGCCCCCAAGTTCAGAGGGCTCCTGAAAAGACATTTGCCAGGAAACCTCCACCTCTAAATGCCTAAAATTTCTTTCATCACCAACATCCTGACCTCCAACATCCACGCACATTACCATAGTCATAGTTTACCCCATTGCCTCCTACACTATAATCTACCTAAATTTTGATGACTCACTTTATTTacatgaattcatttaaaaaggaaacataccATTGCTTCATGTCACATGCTGTATGCATTATTTTCtgaaacacaaacacatatatatgacTTCAAAACACCATGAACCACCTAAAATCATTTCATTCCCCACTCACAGCCAGGCTACCAGTGACACTACTATTGGTCAATGAGTAATACTTAGCCTCTTAAAGGGGCCCACATGACCTTAAACAATGGATCTCACAGTACGTGGGGCATCAGAGTCACATAAAGGGCTTGTTAAAAGACtgattgctgggccccacccagagtttctgattggTAGGTCTGGGCTGCGTTCTGAGGGTTTTGCATTTCTTACAAGTTCCTTCCCTGGTGACCCTGACTCCATGAGGATACCCTTCATCTAAGTTAGGGTTCAAGACCCAGAGGTCCTTGGGTCAATTCTCAGCCTTCCACTTACTAAATATGTCCTCTGACCGAGTTATTTAATGTCTTTGCCTCCAGTTTCCTGTGTAAACTGAACAGTTGTACCTGTTCTCATAGGGTTGAGAGGAATAATGGATCAATCACTGTAAAACACTGAGAACAGTACCTACAATATAGTAAGTACTGGCTCATGATAAAGCTGTACAGGTGGTGTCTTCTATTCctattattcattattattttcatcaaaCTTCATGAGAGCATGTAGCTCCCTGGAGAACACCACGCTGGAAGACCCTGAATGGGTGACATAAAGAAGACGTTGTAGGAGCCAGCCAAGGGCAGACTGCCTTAAGTCAGCATTTTCCTGGGCCCTCTAGGGGGACACCAGCACCCCCGAGGGTTGGATAAAACCCCTCAGCTCTCTGGGGGTGAGAGGCTCTCCTGGGGTGCTGGGGAAGACAAAGGGCTGGGCAGTAGCTGCCTCGAGCACAGCCATCCTCATTGCCTGTCACTCTCCTATCCCAGTGCAAGCCTTCCCGTGGCCGCAAACGTGGCATCTGCTGGTGTGTGGACAAGTACGGGATGAAGCTGCCAGGCATGGAGTATGTCGACGGGGACTTTCAGTGCCACACCTTCGACAGCAGCAACATTGAGTGATGCGTCCCCCCAACCCCATCTTTCCctcaccccatcccaccccccgCCCTGCCTCCAGCCAgtgcctccctccaccccaggacaCCACTCATTTCATCTCAttgtaagggaaaaaaattacatatatctaTCTATTTGAGGACACTGAGGACCTCGGAATCTCTAGCAAGGTCTCAACTTTGAAAACAGCGACAACAGAGATACAAAAGGCTAAGGAGAGCCCCCCCtaaaataattctctttttaaGACAAGTTGAATggacagggaagggaagagaggaagagcaAGAGGAAGAGGGGAAGAAAGCACGTGTgtagaagagagggaaggagggacagggttacaaaaaggagaagaagaatGTGGGCCACTGGGTCGCGGCTGGAGCCATCTTTTGTGTCCAGCCCTGGCCGAGTTGGGGAGATGGTTGGGCACTAGAAGGTGTGACCCAAGATGTGGCATTGATGACACACTTGGAGACTTCCCACTTTGGACTGGTcgcaggaggagaaaggaaaaggcgGGCAGCTCCTCTCCTGGCTCCGTCCCCTCCAGCCAGCCATCTAGACGGCTTGCACCCTGTCCTTCCTCTCATCCAGCCATGTTCTCTCTCCCGCAAATTTATGAAAACTAAAATGCATTCCATTCCtctcaaaacaaagcaaattaatAACTAAGTGATATTAGATAGCTAGGTTTCCCTAAGCAGACACATAAATATTGAGTCTGTGTGCATATTTCACTCCCTGTGCAGACTTTTAGATATCAGTACACACCCCAGTAGTGGGAAGACTTGTTCTTCCAGGGAGAGTAAAACTACGGGCCGACGCGTGTGGTTCCAGCCCCTCCTTGAGTTCCATTTGCAACTAGCACAGCCTCGGTGGGAGGATAggctgagaaaaattaaatgtgGGCTTGTAGTTATCTACAAGGCTCCATATAGTCATATATAGGCATAtaaatctattttctttctttctttctccctt is a window encoding:
- the IGFBP5 gene encoding insulin-like growth factor-binding protein 5 isoform X1; this translates as MVLTAVLLLLASCAGPAQGLGSFVHCEPCDEKALSMCPPSPLGCELVKEPGCGCCMTCALAEGQSCGVYTERCAQGLRCLPRQDEEKPLHALLHGRGVCLNEKSYREQAKIAERDSREHEEPTTSEMAEETYSPKIFRPKHTRISELKAEAVKKDRRKKLTQSKFVGGAENTAHPRVISAPEMRQESEQGPCRRHMEASLQELKASPRMVPRAVYLPNCDRKGFYKRKQCKPSRGRKRGICWCVDKYGMKLPGMEYVDGDFQCHTFDSSNIE
- the IGFBP5 gene encoding insulin-like growth factor-binding protein 5 isoform X2, which gives rise to MVLTAVLLLLASCAGPAQGLGSFVHCEPCDEKALSMCPPSPLGCELVKEPGCGCCMTCALAEGQSCGVYTERCAQGLRCLPRQDEEKPLHALLHGRGVCLNEKSYREQAKIERDSREHEEPTTSEMAEETYSPKIFRPKHTRISELKAEAVKKDRRKKLTQSKFVGGAENTAHPRVISAPEMRQESEQGPCRRHMEASLQELKASPRMVPRAVYLPNCDRKGFYKRKQCKPSRGRKRGICWCVDKYGMKLPGMEYVDGDFQCHTFDSSNIE